The sequence AAAAATAATCTGTTTCTAAAATTCTGAATATATTTATAATAGTGATATTCTCCTAATGTAATTACATTATTTTCTTTTGAAATAGAATTAATCCATTTTAAATCTTCAATATTTGTAAAATCATTATTTATATCTTCTGATAATATTGGTTTTGCAGATATCAGCTTCTCATTAAGAGTTATATTTTCTAATTCAGTCAAATCGGGATAAGGATATAAACCTAAATCAGCTAATTTTGTTCTTTTTAAACTATCAATTTGTCCAAACAGTAAGGTATTTGAGATAATTAATAATGTTAAGAATGTGATTTTTTTCATTTCTTTTTATGTTTTATTTTAGTTTTTATATTTGCAAGTAATTTGTTTATTCTAACAAGTTGTAACCTAAAAATTATTATTTACAAAAATATAATTTATTATTTTAACAGCAAGAGAATCAATTATTTCAAATATCTATATCAGCTCATGGGCTTTTTACATTTTTGATACTTTTAAATTTCTTAAATGCTTCATTATTTCTCTTTCTACTTGTTCAAATTCTGGCAAATTTTGAATTTGTTCTTTCATAGATTTTTTCCAACGAGCTTTATATTGCGGTAATCGTTGTTCTAATTTTTTGAAAAAATCTAATGAATTTACTTTTTTGCTTTCACACTTTGTTATAAACTCATTTACATAAAAATCAATTTCTATTCCGTGTATTTCAAGCAAATACCAAATATCATAAAAATCTCTTGCTTGCATTCGTTGCATAACAGAACGAAGCTTTTCAACAAGAATTTCTTCAAGTGTGTAGCAAAGTAGTTTATGTTCTTCCTGGTCAGTGTATGTCAAAAAAACAAACTGGTATATTGGTTCAAACTGTAATTTTTCACTTCTCGAAATATCAACTTTTACACGTTTATTTGTTCCCATTCCGCCAAGCGGTCCGATATAACTGATATAGAAATTAGTTCCTCCGTCTTCGTGTTCATTATCATCAATTATTTCTAAAGGAATATTTGCTTCCTCTTTCACGTATTCAAACACATTATTGAAGTAATCTAAAATCTGCTGATTTGAAATTCTGTCTTCCAATAAAGTAAAATCAAGGTCTTCCGAAAATCTATAATCTTCAAAATAAACTTTCTTTAAAATAGTTCCGCCTTTGAAAACGATTATTTTGGAAAGTTCCTTATGCATAGCAACACCCTGCAAAATCCATGATAAAATATAATCCTTTTCTATTTGCTGGTCACGAACACCTTCTGTTCTTGCTTTCTTTTGTATTTCTCCTGGTTTTATCACGTATAAATAGCTGATTTAATGGTTTCTGTTTCTATATTTTGCTGAATGCTCCATTTGGTTTTTATCTTTCCAGTTTTTGGAAGTTCTGTATCTAAAAGAACAACAGAGTTTGTTCTTAATTTTTGTAAATCATCAATAATGCTTGTTTTAATTTCCAGTAATTCCAAAATGAAACCAAGCCGTTTAATAACTGCTTGTGAATTAAATTTGATGGTATATTCCAGTAACACATCAAATCTGATTTTATCACGCGATATGTATATGGCTCTTGCTATTTCAACAATTCCTCCTGCATAATCAAGTTTAAACAAGCAATCGATGATTGTTTTCTCAAGGTCAGAACAAACTACTTTATTAAAATTATCAATCCACATTCTTTTTGTGCCAAAAAAATGTTTTTCGTTATGATATATAAATTGAAATGGTATTTCTTTAATTTTAATAGTTGATGGTCGTATTTGCTTTGATACAACAATTTGTTCTTTTAATGATGGCTGTGTAATTAAATTGTAAATTTGCAAAGCAGAATAATATCCAATATAATGCTTTGCATCTTGAACTAAATATTCAGCTAATAAATGCCAGTCGGGCATAAATATTTCTGCATCTTTTTCGTAAGGAATAATGTAATACAATCCTCTTTTCACCCTCATTAAAAGTCCTCTGCGTGTCATATCGCTGAGTAATTCTCTTAATGCACTGTCATTGGATTTTGGAAGTGCTTTTTTCGCAAGTTCATAGTTAAAACAATTCCTGTCCTGTTCATTAAAAAATGTCAGGATTTTACTAGATTGTTTAGATATGTACTTATTCCTCATAGTCTTTTTGTCAGCATAAACCTGATTACAAAGATATGAAAACATATTTAATTAAATTGCAAATATCAAAGAAAAAATATCAATTATTTCATATATCCATATTATCTATTGAACTTTTATCACTTTTTATATTCTTTAATTTACTGATATACAGATGATTAACCCGATAAATTAGCTTCGCTGAAATCACTTCGTTTAGTTCATGATTTTTCAACGCATAAAAAATACCAACAAATTTGTTGTTTTTAACAACTGTCTCGTCCTAAAATAAGTTTACAGTTTATACTTAAATCCTGATATAAGTTTGCTTTTTTTATCCATTTTTACACTTTTTTGTGTAAACTTATTTTAGGACGAGACATCAATTGGTATTAGTTAATAATTATACATCAACAAGCAAGAAAGTCATATATTTGAACATCGTAAAGCTTCGTTGGGAGACTATGCTTAGCGGATAAAAAATTGCTTCTCAAAAGTTATTTCAATAATATAATTTTAGTATTATGGTTTTTAACTTTTTTATCTTGCGATATCAACTGAAGTTTACATATATATACACCATTATTCAATATATTTTTATTGAAATCCCTGCCATCCCATCTAATATTGTGTTTCCCTTTATTTTTATATCCATCAAAAAGAATACAAACAAGATTCCCATTAATATTGTAAACAGAAAGTTTTACAATTGCAGGTTCATTCAACTCGAATCTTATGTTTGTCTCTGAATTAAACGGGTTTGGGTAATTCTTCAAGTAACTGCAAAGGGATAATTCATTAATATTTTGAGTAGAACTATCCATAAGTAAAACCAATTCTCCCCGAAATAGAGTATCGGTATAATTACCTCCTGTTACAAAAAGGGTATCCAATATTTTATTACCTTGTGGATTATACCTGATTAAATGACTTTCCCCGCTCCATGGTAAATCTATATTAATCTCGGTATTGAATTCAGCAAAAATTATTGCCATATCATTAACGATTGCGATATCTGCTATTCCGGGGGTATTCATGGGTCCATTAAGTAATTCGGAGAAGATATAGGATGTTTCCAAATGAATTAAATTACTATTGATCAAATATTTGTTCCCGTTTTGGATAATTAATGCAATATCATCCATATTAACTTCTCCTGATAATAATACTGAGGCAATACTTGTATTAATTTGTGAAACAGGAAGATTTTCAATAAGTGGAGTAATCCAAAGATTTACACCTCCCCACAAAACATTGAAATTATTAAAAGAAACGCTTTCGGGTAATGCATCTATTAGTGTTTGTGTATCTCCTGAGGGTAATCCAAAGAAATTTCTTATTGATGTCCAATCTGAGGCATCATTCTCATCAGGTATTCCAAAAGTGGGATGCAGAAAAACGGTTGATGCACTATTTAATAAGCTGTCAGCGTAATCAGGAAGTGGTGCAATTTCAGTAGAGTTTGCTCCACCAACAAGCATCAGATAATAAAAGTCTGCACCTTGAAGAATGGTATTATTAGTGATAATAACCCTGTAACCAAGAAGTGTAAATGTGTTTACAATTGCCGGTATATTTATAATTGAAGCATTTAGTACAGGGTAAAATGTACCTGAATATACTGTAGATATATCACATACCAGATTCACAACCGGACGATCAGCAAACGATTGCCCTGAATAAGACAAAATTTCATTACCCACATCAGTCATAAAATTAAAGTTAGTATTCCAAATACAAAAAGCGGTATTACTTTCTTCAATTGAGAACCTTAACGGTTGGTGTTGTATTTGTGAGAATAGCAGAACATTTTTCCAGTTTTCTGCTTCCAAAGAACCAAATGAACCAACAGCAACTGATAAAGGGAAGCCGTAATAATCAGCACCTTCGACAATAACATGGAGGTTACCTATATTCGACGGAGGATATGTACCCGAAAGAGCAATGAGAGAGTCAAGTTCAGCTTGATCATAGTGATAAAAATTAAAAACACTAGCCAGTTGCTCATCAGCATAAGAGGAATCAAACCACCATGAGCTGGCAGTTGTCTCATGAGTTGCACCCATTTGAGATGTAGCTGTTTGGATAGCCTGAAGATAACTTCCTCCAAACTGTTCTTCAGTTATAAATGTAACTCCTAAAGAAAGAAGCTCCTGAACGACACTGGCAACCTCCAGCTCAGTGAGATATCCATATCCTGATTGTAAAGTATCTCGGTTTGATTCAGCAATAATTTCCAAACCATCGAAATTTACA is a genomic window of Bacteroidales bacterium containing:
- a CDS encoding nucleotidyl transferase AbiEii/AbiGii toxin family protein, which gives rise to MIKPGEIQKKARTEGVRDQQIEKDYILSWILQGVAMHKELSKIIVFKGGTILKKVYFEDYRFSEDLDFTLLEDRISNQQILDYFNNVFEYVKEEANIPLEIIDDNEHEDGGTNFYISYIGPLGGMGTNKRVKVDISRSEKLQFEPIYQFVFLTYTDQEEHKLLCYTLEEILVEKLRSVMQRMQARDFYDIWYLLEIHGIEIDFYVNEFITKCESKKVNSLDFFKKLEQRLPQYKARWKKSMKEQIQNLPEFEQVEREIMKHLRNLKVSKM
- a CDS encoding T9SS type A sorting domain-containing protein, which translates into the protein MKKLYVFLLCIFIIKLSNVIAQQQFEFCNNFIQNLSFITGIDEGIEQNLDDNFTWMQNQGYTHLRYFGIYPNGYHIFPSPTLDANGYPTNSGLETYLGIILSKADQYGIIVNFDGLEIIAESNRDTLQSGYGYLTELEVASVVQELLSLGVTFITEEQFGGSYLQAIQTATSQMGATHETTASSWWFDSSYADEQLASVFNFYHYDQAELDSLIALSGTYPPSNIGNLHVIVEGADYYGFPLSVAVGSFGSLEAENWKNVLLFSQIQHQPLRFSIEESNTAFCIWNTNFNFMTDVGNEILSYSGQSFADRPVVNLVCDISTVYSGTFYPVLNASIINIPAIVNTFTLLGYRVIITNNTILQGADFYYLMLVGGANSTEIAPLPDYADSLLNSASTVFLHPTFGIPDENDASDWTSIRNFFGLPSGDTQTLIDALPESVSFNNFNVLWGGVNLWITPLIENLPVSQINTSIASVLLSGEVNMDDIALIIQNGNKYLINSNLIHLETSYIFSELLNGPMNTPGIADIAIVNDMAIIFAEFNTEINIDLPWSGESHLIRYNPQGNKILDTLFVTGGNYTDTLFRGELVLLMDSSTQNINELSLCSYLKNYPNPFNSETNIRFELNEPAIVKLSVYNINGNLVCILFDGYKNKGKHNIRWDGRDFNKNILNNGVYICKLQLISQDKKVKNHNTKIILLK